The DNA segment GCCGTACCCCTTTTCCCCGCTCTCCCACCGCCCCGGGCGCTTTCGGGGTACGGACGATTCAGGCCGCTCGGGACGGAGGGGCGATTCGGGCCGCTCGGGATCGGCGGACCCTCTCCGGAGGTGGCCTGTGGTGGTGGCCTGTGGTGGTGGCCTGCGGTGGTGGCCGCCGGTGGAGCCGCGTGGCGTTCCCTCAGCCGCCCCGGCGCCGCAACCGCTCGCCGCCCGCCAGGATCGCCGCGGCCAGCGCGTCGGCGGCGCCCTCCGCGGTGGGCGGTCGCCGGCCGTGGACGAGGACGAAGTCGACCTTCCCCAGTTCGGGCAGCCCCGCGCGGTCCGGTACCCGGAACAGCCCCGGGGGGATCAGCCGGCGGGAGTGGGCCATCACGCCGAGGCCGGCGCGGGCGGCGGCGATCAGGCCGTTGAGGCTGCCGCTGGTGCACACGATCCGCCGGTCGCGCCCCTCGGCCTCCAGGGCCTCCAGCGCGAGGGCCCGGGTGATCCCGGGCGGGGGATACACGATCAGCGGGACCGGCCGGTCGGGGTCCAGGCGGAGCCGTTCGGCGCCGATCCACACCAGGTCGTCGCGCCACACCAGCTCGCCGCGCGGATCCTCCGGACGCCGTTTGGCCAGCACCAGGTCGAGCTTCCCGGCGGCCAGCTGCTCGTGCAGGGTGCCGGACAGCTCCACGGTCAGCTCCAGGTCCACCTCGGGATGGTCGTACCGGAACGCCTCCAGGATCTCCGGCAGACGGGTCAGGACGAAGTCCTCCGACGCGCCGAACCGCAACCGGCCCCGCACCCGCGTGCCGGTGAAGAACGCCGCCGCCTGCTCGTGCACCTCCAGCAGCCGGCGCGCGAAGCCCAGCATGGCCTCGCCGTCCACGGTCAGCTCCACCGAGTGCGTGTCCCGCGCGAACAGCTGCCGGCCGGTGGCCTCCTCCAGCCGGCGCACATGCTGGCTGACCGTCGACTGGCGCAGCCCGAGCCGCCGGGCGGCCTGCGTGAAGCTGAGCGTCTGGGCCACCGCCAGGAACGTCCGCAGCTGGGTCGGGTCGTACATACGGGCAGGGTAGCCCGGTCATCGCGAGACGTGATGACAGTCAGAGTGGTGTGCCGGTTTCCCGATCGGCGCGCCCGGGGGGACCATGAAGGGGCTCCGGGCCCGTGAGTGCAGCCGCGCACGTACCGGCGCACGTACCCGCGCATGTGACCGCGCCTGTAACTGACGAACAGCTTTCGGAGCACTGTGAAACGCCTGCACTGGCCGAGTCGGATGCCGATCGACCCGTACATCCTGCTGCTGCTCGGGACCGTGGGTCTCGCGGCGCTCCTCCCGGCGCGGGGCACCGGGGCCGACGTGGCCTCCGGGGCGTCGACCGCCGCGATCGCCTTCCTCTTCTTCCTCTACGGCGCCCGGCTCTCCACCCGTGAGGCGCTGGACGGGCTGCGCCACTGGCGGCTCCACATCACGGTGCTGGCCTGCACCTTCGTCCTCTTCCCCCTGCTCGGGCTGGCCGCGCGCGGCCTGGTGCCGGTGCTGCTGACCCACCCGCTCTACCAGGGGCTGCTGTTCCTGACGCTGGTGCCGTCGACCATCCAGTCCTCCATCGCGTTCACCTCGATCGCCCGGGGCAACGTGCCCGCCGCGATCTGCGCGGGCTCCTTCTCCTCCCTGGTCGGCATCATCGTCACCCCGCTGCTCGCGGCCGTGCTGCTGGGCAACAGCGGCGGCGGGTTCTCCGCCGACTCGCTGGTGAAGATCGTGCTCCAGCTCCTGGTTCCGTTCCTCGCCGGACAGCTGCTGCGCCGCTGGATCGGAGGCTTCGTCACCCGCCACAAGAAGGTGCTCGGACTGGTCGACCGAGGCTCCATCCTGCTGGTCGTCTACACCGCCTTCAGCGAGGGGATGGCCCAGGGCATCTGGCACCAGGTCGGCCTCGACCGGCTGGTCACCCTGCTCGCCGTCGAGGCCGTCCTGCTGGCCGTGATGCTCGCCCTGACCTGGCACGGGGGCAAGGCGCTCGGCTTCGGCCGGGGGGACCGGATCGCCATCCAGTTCGCCGGTTCGAAGAAGTCCCTCGCCGCCGGGCTGCCCATGGCGAGCGTCCTGTTCGGCGCCCACGCCTCCCTGGCCGTGCTGCCGCTGATGCTCTTCCACCAGATGCAGCTGATGGTGTGCGCGGTCATCGCCAAGCGCCGCGCCCATGACGCCGAGGAGACCCCGGAACCGTCAGCCCCTCACCCGGCCCAGGGGCAGCCACAGAGCGGTGTCCTTCGTTGATCGCAGGACACGCGGACCCGCTGCTCGGATTCGGGAGCGGAGGCGGCGGACTGGGCGTGCGCCGGACGGGGAGGGGTGAACGAACGCGAGCGGTTCATGGGCCTGTTGATCAGGATTTCCGGCACGGACGGCTGATGACGGCTAACGTTCCGTCATGACCGCAGCTCCCGCCCTCGATCCGCGACACACCGCCCTGGTCCTCGTCGACCTGATGGACCGCATCGTCGCG comes from the Streptomyces sp. NBC_00820 genome and includes:
- a CDS encoding LysR family transcriptional regulator codes for the protein MYDPTQLRTFLAVAQTLSFTQAARRLGLRQSTVSQHVRRLEEATGRQLFARDTHSVELTVDGEAMLGFARRLLEVHEQAAAFFTGTRVRGRLRFGASEDFVLTRLPEILEAFRYDHPEVDLELTVELSGTLHEQLAAGKLDLVLAKRRPEDPRGELVWRDDLVWIGAERLRLDPDRPVPLIVYPPPGITRALALEALEAEGRDRRIVCTSGSLNGLIAAARAGLGVMAHSRRLIPPGLFRVPDRAGLPELGKVDFVLVHGRRPPTAEGAADALAAAILAGGERLRRRGG
- a CDS encoding bile acid:sodium symporter family protein — translated: MPIDPYILLLLGTVGLAALLPARGTGADVASGASTAAIAFLFFLYGARLSTREALDGLRHWRLHITVLACTFVLFPLLGLAARGLVPVLLTHPLYQGLLFLTLVPSTIQSSIAFTSIARGNVPAAICAGSFSSLVGIIVTPLLAAVLLGNSGGGFSADSLVKIVLQLLVPFLAGQLLRRWIGGFVTRHKKVLGLVDRGSILLVVYTAFSEGMAQGIWHQVGLDRLVTLLAVEAVLLAVMLALTWHGGKALGFGRGDRIAIQFAGSKKSLAAGLPMASVLFGAHASLAVLPLMLFHQMQLMVCAVIAKRRAHDAEETPEPSAPHPAQGQPQSGVLR